Proteins from one Camelina sativa cultivar DH55 chromosome 8, Cs, whole genome shotgun sequence genomic window:
- the LOC104708812 gene encoding probable cytokinin riboside 5'-monophosphate phosphoribohydrolase LOG6, whose protein sequence is MEDEEGRREMTKKQSSRFKSICVFCGSSNGNKASYQDAATDLGKELVARKIDLVYGGGSIGLMGLVSQAVHEGGRHVIGVIPKLLMLQELTGETVGEVREVADMHQRKAEMAKHSDAFIALPGGYGTLEELLEVITWAQLGIHDKPVGLLNVDGYYNALLSFIDKAVEEGFILPTARHIIVSAPTAKELFKKLEEYVPRHK, encoded by the exons ATGGAGGATGaagagggaagaagagagatgacgAAGAAACAGAGTTCAAGGTTTAAGAGCATTTGCGTCTTTTGTGGTAGTAGCAATGGCAATAAAGCTAGTTATCAAGATGCAGCCACTGATTTGGGCAAAGAATTG GTGGCGAGGAAGATTGATCTTGTTTATGGTGGAGGAAGCATAGGTTTAATGGGTTTAGTGTCTCAAGCTGTTCATGAAGGTGGTCGTCATGTTATtgg AGTTATCCCCAAGCTACTCATGTTGCAAGag ctTACTGGAGAAACAGTAGGAGAAGTGAGAGAAGTTGCAGACATGCATCAGAGAAAAGCTGAGATGGCTAAGCATTCTGATGCCTTCATTGCTTTGCCtg GTGGCTATGGTACACTAGAGGAGCTACTTGAAGTAATAACTTGGGCACAACTTGGTATACATGATAAACCG GTCGGGTTATTAAACGTTGATGGATATTACAATGCATTGCTATCATTCATCGACAAAGCTGTCGAAGAGGGATTTATTCTTCCTACCGCTCGACATATTATTGTATCCGCACCAACCGCAAAAGAGTTGTTTAAGAAATTAGAG GAATATGTGCCTCGACATAAATAG
- the LOC104708813 gene encoding laccase-11, which yields MKLIRNPGFLFLFFYLLGFLGQSPVDAAVKKYQFDVQVKNVSRICNAKPIVTVNGMFPGPTVYAREGDRVIINVTNHVQYNMSIHWHGLKQYRNGWADGPAYITQCPIQTGQSYVYDFNVTGQRGTLWWHAHILWLRATVYGAIVILPQPGKPYPFPQPYQETNIILGEWWNKDIETAVNQANQLGAPPPMSDAHTINGKPGPLFPCSEKHTFVVEVEAGKTYLLRIINAALNDELFFGIAGHNMTVVEIDAVYTKPFTTKAILLGPGQTTNVLVKTDRSPNRYFMAASPFMDAPVSVDNKTVTAILQYKGVPNTVIPILPKLPLPNDTSFALDYNGKLKSLNTPNFPALVPLKVDRQLFYTIGLGINACPTCVNGTNLAASINNVTFIMPKIALLKAHYSNISGVFRTDFPDRPPKAFNYTGVPLTANLGTSTGTRLSRVKFNTTIELVLQDTNLLTVESHPFHLHGYNFFVVGTGVGNFDHKKDPAKFNLIDPPERNTVGVPTGGWAAIRFRADNPGVWFMHCHLEVHTMWGLKMAFVVENGKTPELSVLPPPKDYPSC from the exons ATGAAGTTAATCCGGAACCCCGGTTTTCTCTTTCTATTCTTTTATCTTCTTGGGTTTCTTGGTCAATCTCCGGTGGATGCGGCGGTGAAGAAGTACCAATTCGAT GTTCAAGTGAAGAACGTAAGCCGGATATGCAATGCTAAACCGATTGTCACGGTTAACGGAATGTTCCCTGGACCAACGGTTTATGCAAGAGAAGGTGATCGAGTCATCATCAACGTAACCAATCATGTACAATACAACATGTCTATCCACTG GCATGGGCTTAAACAGTACCGGAACGGTTGGGCGGATGGTCCAGCATACATAACTCAGTGCCCGATCCAAACCGGACAGAGTTACGTTTATGATTTCAATGTGACCGGACAACGTGGGACACTCTGGTGGCACGCACATATCCTCTGGCTACGAGCCACTGTGTATGGAGCTATCGTCATCTTGCCTCAACCGGGAAAACCGTATCCGTTCCCACAGCCATACCAAGAAACCAACATAATCCTCG GAGAATGGTGGAACAAAGACATTGAGACCGCGGTTAACCAAGCCAACCAATTGGGCGCACCACCTCCGATGTCGGATGCTCATACCATCAACGGGAAACCAGGACCACTCTTTCCGTGTTCCGAGAAAC ACACGTTCGTGGTAGAGGTCGAAGCTGGCAAAACATACCTTTTAAGGATCATCAACGCAGCGTTAAACGACGAGCTATTTTTCGGGATTGCGGGACACAACATGACCGTTGTTGAAATCGATGCGGTTTACACTAAACCGTTTACAACCAAAGCCATTTTACTCGGACCAGGTCAAACCACAAATGTTCTAGTCAAAACCGACCGTTCACCAAACCGTTACTTCATGGCAGCTAGTCCGTTCATGGACGCTCCAGTATCCGTAGACAACAAAACCGTAACCGCGATACTTCAATACAAAGGCGTACCAAACACGGTCATACCAATTTTACCAAAGCTTCCTTTGCCTAACGACACATCTTTCGCTTTGGACTATAACGGAAAGCTCAAGAGCCTCAACACACCTAACTTTCCCGCGCTTGTACCTTTAAAAGTTGACCGACAACTGTTCTACACGATCGGGCTAGGCATCAACGCGTGCCCGACTTGTGTGAATGGGACGAATCTCGCAGCTTCTATAAACAACGTTACGTTCATTATGCCTAAGATCGCGCTCTTGAAAGCTCATTACTCCAACATCTCGGGAGTTTTCAGGACTGATTTCCCAGACAGACCTCCCAAAGCGTTTAACTACACCGGTGTGCCGCTCACTGCTAACCTGGGAACATCTACGGGGACTAGACTGAGCCGAGTTAAGTTCAATACTACAATTGAGCTTGTCTTGCAAGACACCAATCTCCTGACCGTTGAGTCACACCCTTTCCATCTTCACGGCTACAACTTCTTTGTAGTTGGAACCGGTGTTGGAAACTTTGATCACAAGAAAGATCCAGCTAAGTTCAATCTCATTGACCCGCCAGAGAGAAACACTGTTGGAGTACCTACCGGTGGTTGGGCTGCCATCAGATTCAGAGCTGATAATCCAG GTGTTTGGTTTATGCACTGTCACTTGGAAGTCCATACAATGTGGGGTTTGAAGATGGCTTTCGTCGTCGAGAACGGGAAAACACCTGAGCTTTCTGTTCTACCACCGCCTAAAGACTATCCGTCTTGTTAA